The following coding sequences are from one Lolium rigidum isolate FL_2022 chromosome 6, APGP_CSIRO_Lrig_0.1, whole genome shotgun sequence window:
- the LOC124667436 gene encoding E3 ubiquitin-protein ligase SINA-like 10 isoform X2: MEEGDRRAKKSRAEQPSDQVEPAGGGAIVDTSLLNCPLCSRPFKPPVFQCKGGHLACGSCIAELPSIQCQKCEHGGAFDIHNIMMDTIVLSAKVKCSRAGCQSYVIYHELHDHESTCPCAPCFCTEPGCSFVGLPLALLSHLTTQHSWPIYNIEYGKELRLQVPVLEPRHLLLGEEDDCVFLLVVGAAGQSTATSVSAVRLGACPALQPRYMLNILAYLPPAVASRRTHMLLLDMDVESSTRPGEVTVEELPSYLTVPPTYLVGAGASKEVSLNIRIDKIIS, from the exons ATGGAAGAGGGTGATCGGAGAGCGAAGAAGTCAAGGGCGGAGCAACCCAGTGACCAAGTAGAGCCAGCTGGAGGAGGTGCCATTGTGGACACGAGTTTACTCAACTGCCCCCTCTGCTCCCGTCCCTTCAAACCTCCTGTCTTCCAG TGCAAAGGTGGGCACTTGGCTTGCGGCAGCTGCATCGCCGAGCTCCCTAGCATCCAGTGCCAGAAGTGCGAGCATGGCGGTGCCTTTGACATCCACAACATCATGATGGACACCATTGTCTTGTCTGCCAAGGTCAAGTGCTCGCGTGCCGGCTGTCAGAGCTATGTCATCTACCATGAGCTTCATGACCACGAGAGTACATGCCCTTGTGCTCCCTGTTTCTGCACCGAGCCTGGCTGCAGCTTTGTCGGACTTCCGCTGGCGCTCCTCAGCCACCTCACAACTCAGCACTCCTGGCCCATCTACAACATCGAGTACGGCAAGGAACTCCGGCTTCAGGTGCCGGTGTTGGAGCCACGGCATCTGCTCCTTGGGGAGGAGGACGATTGTGTGTTCCTCTTGGTTGTGGGAGCTGCCGGCCAGAGCACGGCCACCTCCGTGTCCGCGGTGCGCCTAGGAGCATGCCCGGCCCTGCAGCCACGATACATGCTCAATATTTTGGCATACTTGCCACCGGCGGTGGCGAGCCGCAGGACGCACATGCTCCTGCTGGACATGGATGTGGAGAGCAGCACTAGACCTGGCGAGGTCACTGTGGAGGAGCTGCCATCTTACTTGACGGTGCCGCCAACATATCTGGTTGGGGCTGGGGCGTCCAAAGAGGTGTCTCTCAACATTCGGATCGATAAGATTATATCCTGA
- the LOC124667436 gene encoding E3 ubiquitin-protein ligase sina-like isoform X1: protein MFSLQNTEGVQIAPDFSLRRNRASPSTMEEGDRRAKKSRAEQPSDQVEPAGGGAIVDTSLLNCPLCSRPFKPPVFQCKGGHLACGSCIAELPSIQCQKCEHGGAFDIHNIMMDTIVLSAKVKCSRAGCQSYVIYHELHDHESTCPCAPCFCTEPGCSFVGLPLALLSHLTTQHSWPIYNIEYGKELRLQVPVLEPRHLLLGEEDDCVFLLVVGAAGQSTATSVSAVRLGACPALQPRYMLNILAYLPPAVASRRTHMLLLDMDVESSTRPGEVTVEELPSYLTVPPTYLVGAGASKEVSLNIRIDKIIS, encoded by the exons ATGTTTTCTTTGCAGAATACCGAGGGGGTGCAAATTGCTCCGGACTTCTCCCTAAGAAGGAACAGGGCTTCTCCGTCAACGATGGAAGAGGGTGATCGGAGAGCGAAGAAGTCAAGGGCGGAGCAACCCAGTGACCAAGTAGAGCCAGCTGGAGGAGGTGCCATTGTGGACACGAGTTTACTCAACTGCCCCCTCTGCTCCCGTCCCTTCAAACCTCCTGTCTTCCAG TGCAAAGGTGGGCACTTGGCTTGCGGCAGCTGCATCGCCGAGCTCCCTAGCATCCAGTGCCAGAAGTGCGAGCATGGCGGTGCCTTTGACATCCACAACATCATGATGGACACCATTGTCTTGTCTGCCAAGGTCAAGTGCTCGCGTGCCGGCTGTCAGAGCTATGTCATCTACCATGAGCTTCATGACCACGAGAGTACATGCCCTTGTGCTCCCTGTTTCTGCACCGAGCCTGGCTGCAGCTTTGTCGGACTTCCGCTGGCGCTCCTCAGCCACCTCACAACTCAGCACTCCTGGCCCATCTACAACATCGAGTACGGCAAGGAACTCCGGCTTCAGGTGCCGGTGTTGGAGCCACGGCATCTGCTCCTTGGGGAGGAGGACGATTGTGTGTTCCTCTTGGTTGTGGGAGCTGCCGGCCAGAGCACGGCCACCTCCGTGTCCGCGGTGCGCCTAGGAGCATGCCCGGCCCTGCAGCCACGATACATGCTCAATATTTTGGCATACTTGCCACCGGCGGTGGCGAGCCGCAGGACGCACATGCTCCTGCTGGACATGGATGTGGAGAGCAGCACTAGACCTGGCGAGGTCACTGTGGAGGAGCTGCCATCTTACTTGACGGTGCCGCCAACATATCTGGTTGGGGCTGGGGCGTCCAAAGAGGTGTCTCTCAACATTCGGATCGATAAGATTATATCCTGA
- the LOC124666298 gene encoding uncharacterized protein LOC124666298 isoform X1: MGRKIQGPQNFVLRYTCSPGDVRKYLKQLSPQQKDYVRKIGFGSFLYMADFELDKDLTLWLFHRFNCTTECLEFEGGISIPVRPLVKSVLGIPSGPLKVVDCSRYFDPDMYHRYYVGNVDSRCRRDTIEKGSKYIHAAGKQICSETEEKHFCIAFMMAIIGLYLAPNKNSITCKPFFGAVQQVDKLTQMDWCDFTATYLFEGIREFKQHNCSGIKVQGCVHILSVIFIDLVKNAALKIPGGFPRICFVTTQHQDLVNSCYPQVHRLEESVYASVLDKIPKTCFTFGISRKRYFVEHRMIHHRKYQFKRIARKCADSDANTNAGAYQFGKTVEDTTCNSTKLMEPHERYRSVLYYSRARRSHKEVTDFCLRSLKSVARCIYFVQN, from the exons ATGGGGCGCAAGATCCAG GGCCCTCAAAATTTTGTACTAAGGTACACATGCTCACCAGGAGATGTTCGGAAATATTTGAAGCAACTTAGTCCCCAGCAGAAAGATTATGTCAGAAAAATCGGGTTTGGGAGCTTCCTGTACATGGCAGATTTTGAGTTAGATAAGGATCTTACCCTATGGTTATTTCATCGGTTTAATTGTACAACAGAGTGTCTTGAATTTGAGGGTGGCATATCGATTCCGGTGAGGCCTCTTGTGAAAAGTGTGCTTGGAATCCCTTCGGGGCCGCTTAAAGTTGTTGATTGTTCACGTTATTTTGACCCTGATATGTACCATCGTTATTACGTTGGCAATGTTGATTCAAGATGTAGAAGAGACACTATTGAAAAGGGGAGTAAGTACATCCACGCAGCTGGGAAACAGATCTGCTCCGAAACTGAGGAGAAACATTTCTGCATAGCTTTCATGATGGCGATTATAGGTCTGTATCTAGCaccaaataaaaattcaattacctGCAAGCCCTTTTTTGGAGCTGTTCAACAGGTTGATAAGCTCACTCAGATGGATTGGTGCGATTTTACTGCTACCTATCTCTTTGAAGGAATCAGGGAATTCAAACAACATAATTGCTCAGGCATCAAAGTACAGGGCTGTGTCCACATACTAAGC GTCATATTCATTGATTTGGTGAAAAATGCTGCATTAAAAATACCAGGAGGTTTTCCACGAATTTGCTTTGTCACTACTCAACATCAAGATTTGGTAAATTCGTGTTATCCTCAG GTGCATCGCCTAGAAGAATCGGTTTATGCTTCTGTCCTTGATAAAATACCAAAAACTTGCTTCACATTTGGAATTAGTCGAAAAAGATATTTCGTTGAACACCGAATGATACATCACCGAAAGTATCAGTTTAAAAGAATAGCCAGAAAATGTGCTGACTCTGATGCAAATACTAATGCTGGAGCTTATCAGTTCGGTAAAACTGTGGAAGATACCACATGCAACAGTACCAAGTTGATGGAACCACACGAGAGGTACCGATCAGTTTTGTACTACTCACGAGCCAGAAGATCTCATAAGGAGGTAACTGATTTTTGTTTGAGAAGCTTGAAATCAGTCGCAAGGTGCATATATTTTGTTCAAAATTGA
- the LOC124666298 gene encoding uncharacterized protein LOC124666298 isoform X2, whose protein sequence is MGRKIQGPQNFVLRYTCSPGDVRKYLKQLSPQQKDYVRKIGFGSFLYMADFELDKDLTLWLFHRFNCTTECLEFEGGISIPVRPLVKSVLGIPSGPLKVVDCSRYFDPDMYHRYYVGNVDSRCRRDTIEKGSKYIHAAGKQICSETEEKHFCIAFMMAIIGIREFKQHNCSGIKVQGCVHILSVIFIDLVKNAALKIPGGFPRICFVTTQHQDLVNSCYPQVHRLEESVYASVLDKIPKTCFTFGISRKRYFVEHRMIHHRKYQFKRIARKCADSDANTNAGAYQFGKTVEDTTCNSTKLMEPHERYRSVLYYSRARRSHKEVTDFCLRSLKSVARCIYFVQN, encoded by the exons ATGGGGCGCAAGATCCAG GGCCCTCAAAATTTTGTACTAAGGTACACATGCTCACCAGGAGATGTTCGGAAATATTTGAAGCAACTTAGTCCCCAGCAGAAAGATTATGTCAGAAAAATCGGGTTTGGGAGCTTCCTGTACATGGCAGATTTTGAGTTAGATAAGGATCTTACCCTATGGTTATTTCATCGGTTTAATTGTACAACAGAGTGTCTTGAATTTGAGGGTGGCATATCGATTCCGGTGAGGCCTCTTGTGAAAAGTGTGCTTGGAATCCCTTCGGGGCCGCTTAAAGTTGTTGATTGTTCACGTTATTTTGACCCTGATATGTACCATCGTTATTACGTTGGCAATGTTGATTCAAGATGTAGAAGAGACACTATTGAAAAGGGGAGTAAGTACATCCACGCAGCTGGGAAACAGATCTGCTCCGAAACTGAGGAGAAACATTTCTGCATAGCTTTCATGATGGCGATTATAG GAATCAGGGAATTCAAACAACATAATTGCTCAGGCATCAAAGTACAGGGCTGTGTCCACATACTAAGC GTCATATTCATTGATTTGGTGAAAAATGCTGCATTAAAAATACCAGGAGGTTTTCCACGAATTTGCTTTGTCACTACTCAACATCAAGATTTGGTAAATTCGTGTTATCCTCAG GTGCATCGCCTAGAAGAATCGGTTTATGCTTCTGTCCTTGATAAAATACCAAAAACTTGCTTCACATTTGGAATTAGTCGAAAAAGATATTTCGTTGAACACCGAATGATACATCACCGAAAGTATCAGTTTAAAAGAATAGCCAGAAAATGTGCTGACTCTGATGCAAATACTAATGCTGGAGCTTATCAGTTCGGTAAAACTGTGGAAGATACCACATGCAACAGTACCAAGTTGATGGAACCACACGAGAGGTACCGATCAGTTTTGTACTACTCACGAGCCAGAAGATCTCATAAGGAGGTAACTGATTTTTGTTTGAGAAGCTTGAAATCAGTCGCAAGGTGCATATATTTTGTTCAAAATTGA
- the LOC124661896 gene encoding protein GAMETE CELL DEFECTIVE 1, mitochondrial: protein MFLLRKTLLHGRLPAPPAAAAAASRISSFARSFSSSPGGEGGGDEWGSSWSTGITKDHFDGSASAVGRPAPSPSAPVSRELAAVRAMDEEDEILRDIDRDNKAGKAFVDSWDDRLRETCELLKQVREPGSRGSYLKDSEKQEMYRLHKEDPATYTVERLAKDFRVMRQRVHAILWLKEMEEEEERKLGKPLDDSVEILLDSCPEFFNSHDREFHVASLPYKPDFKVMPEGWDGTTRDPDEVLYEISMKEDDMLYEEFVQRLEFNKKKVAGEVKCHKYSRRRPDDGWAYMVEKLGPQGRRGTGGGWKFMSLPDGSSRPLNDMEKMYVKRETPRRRRRIIAPYK, encoded by the exons ATGTTCCTCCTCCGCAAAACCCTGCTCCACGGccgcctccccgcgccgccggccgccgccgccgccgcctccaggatctcctccttcgcccgctccttctcctcctctccggggGGCGAGGGAGGCGGGGACGAATGGGGCTCCTCCTGGTCCACCGGCATCACCAAGGACCACTTCGACGGGTCCGCCTCCGCCGTCGGGCGCCCCGCCCCCTCCCCGTCCGCGCCCGTCTCCAGGGAGCTGGCGGCCGTGCGCGCcatggacgaggaggacgagatcCTGCGCGACATCGATCGCGACAACAAGGCAGGGAAGGCGTTCGTGGACTCGTGGGACGACCGGCTGCGGGAGACCTGCGAGCTCCTGAAGCAGGTGCGGGAGCCCGGATCCCGCGGCTCCTACCTCAAGGACTCGGAGAAGCAGGAGATGTACCGGCTGCACAAGGAGGACCCCGCGACCTACACCGTGGAGCGGCTCGCCAAGGACTTCCGCGTCATGCGGCAGCGCGTCCACGCCATCCTGTGGctcaaggagatggaggaggaggaggagaggaagctggGCAAGCCACTCGACGACTCCGTCGAGATCCTGCTTGACAGCTGCCCAGA GTTCTTCAATTCCCATGACAGGGAATTTCATGTTGCATCCCTTCCATATAAACCTGACTTCAAAGTTATGCCTGAGGGCTGGGATGGCACGACAAGAGATCCTGATGAGGTGCTGTATGAGATTTCGATGAAGGAAGAcgacatgttatacgaagaatttGTTCAACGCTTGGAGTTCAACAAGAAAAAG GTGGCAGGGGAGGTGAAGTGCCACAAGTATAGCAGACGACGACCGGATGATGGATGGGCCTACATGGTCGAGAAGCTTGGGCCACAGGGAAGACGCGGAACAGGAGGCGGTTGGAAGTTCATGAGTCTGCCTGATGGATCAAGCCGTCCACTGAATGATATGGAGAAGATGTATGTGAAGAGGGAGACTCCAAGACGGCGGAGGAGGATCATCGCTCCTTACAAGTAA
- the LOC124667962 gene encoding basic leucine zipper 23-like gives MEHGHHPDLALTMEDGLYLMVPRHLLFPCPEIFSHGLDEFLTNTTACTHTHTCNIPSSVATHTHTCLHTHTHVMASGEDDVEQDQPRNPSRKPLGNREAVRKYRRKKKAHAAFLEEEIKKLRAANQQLLKMLQGHAALEAEVARLSTLLLDVRGKIDAEIGGILLHDELPGPCFGTDAQAAAVPEDCEIDESGIVSGELGAPEMADSMDAAASFVNSAA, from the coding sequence ATGGAACATGGTCATCACCCGGATCTTGCGTTGACAATGGAGGACGGGTTATACCTTATGGTTCCAAGACACCTCCTGTTTCCATGTCCTGAGATCTTCTCCCATGGCTTGGATGAATTCCTAACGAACACAACGGCATGTACTCACACCCACACCTGCAACATTCCATCATCGGTTGCAACGCACACCCACACGTGCCTGCACACGCATACCCATGTCATGGCTTCCGGCGAGGACGATGTGGAACAAGATCAGCCGAGAAATCCCAGCCGGAAACCTCTGGGGAACCGGGAGGCCGTGCGCAAGTACCGTCGGAAGAAGAAAGCCCACGCGGCCTTCCTGGAGGAGGAGATCAAGAAGCTCCGCGCCGCCAACCAGCAGCTGCTGAAGATGCTGCAGGGGCACGCGGCACTGGAGGCCGAGGTGGCGAGGTTGTCGACCCTCCTGCTCGATGTCCGTGGCAAGATCGACGCAGAGATCGGTGGCATCCTGCTCCATGACGAGCTTCCTGGTCCATGCTTTGGCACTGACGCTCAGGCGGCAGCGGTCCCGGAGGACTGTGAGATCGATGAGAGTGGCATCGTTTCAGGAGAACTTGGCGCTCCTGAAATGGCGGATTCCATGGATGCTGCTGCGAGCTTTGTGAACTCTGCTGCCTAA